In the Arthrobacter sp. 31Y genome, one interval contains:
- the pcaC gene encoding 4-carboxymuconolactone decarboxylase has protein sequence MSTVSGDAERNGAVQADATAQDIYDAGMVVRREVLGDAHVDRANANKDSFTEDYQDMITRIAWGGIWTRPGLSRQMRSAVTLTALVAHGHWEELAMHVRAALNNGLSRDEIKEILLQTAIYCSVPSANSAFKTAQKVFAEIDAVSPSNEPN, from the coding sequence ATGAGTACTGTTTCCGGCGATGCCGAACGCAATGGTGCCGTGCAGGCGGATGCCACCGCCCAGGACATTTACGACGCCGGCATGGTGGTTCGCCGCGAAGTGCTCGGAGATGCGCACGTGGACCGGGCCAACGCCAACAAGGATTCCTTTACCGAGGACTACCAGGACATGATCACCAGGATCGCCTGGGGTGGCATCTGGACGCGGCCCGGCCTGAGCCGGCAAATGCGATCGGCCGTCACCCTCACGGCGCTGGTGGCGCACGGACACTGGGAGGAGCTCGCCATGCACGTCAGGGCGGCCCTCAACAACGGCCTGAGCAGGGACGAAATCAAGGAAATCCTGCTGCAGACCGCCATTTATTGCAGTGTGCCGTCGGCCAACTCGGCCTTCAAGACGGCCCAGAAAGTATTCGCGGAGATCGACGCGGTCTCCCCCTCCAACGAACCAAACTAG
- a CDS encoding alpha/beta fold hydrolase — translation MAKPTIKAVLLSPQRELGAKPLLVVGPSLGTSTVLWTETAALLGDEYDVIGWDLPGHGISPTTTEGFDIAELADAVVDLVDSVSPGANFHYAGVSLGGATGLQLGIKHGDRLRSLSVQCSGAKLGTSEGWLERAETVRKLGTPVMIQGSAERWFGPGFMDRQPEVSSRLLHALRDADRFGYSFCCEALAGFDVREQLGGITVPTQAIAGVEDTVAPPSFAEETAAGIRAGGGFAVVETLDGVAHLAPAEAPAVVADLMRTFMKENGR, via the coding sequence GTGGCTAAGCCAACTATTAAGGCCGTGCTGCTGTCTCCGCAGCGCGAACTGGGAGCTAAGCCGCTCCTGGTGGTGGGCCCGTCGCTGGGCACGTCCACCGTGCTGTGGACGGAAACGGCTGCCCTCCTGGGTGACGAGTACGACGTCATCGGGTGGGACCTCCCGGGCCACGGCATCTCGCCCACCACCACGGAAGGTTTCGATATTGCGGAACTGGCTGACGCCGTCGTCGACCTTGTTGACTCAGTTAGCCCGGGCGCGAACTTCCATTACGCCGGTGTTTCGCTGGGCGGGGCCACCGGCTTGCAGCTCGGCATCAAGCACGGCGACCGGCTCCGCAGCCTGTCGGTCCAATGCAGTGGCGCCAAGCTCGGCACCTCTGAGGGTTGGCTGGAACGCGCGGAGACGGTTCGCAAACTGGGTACTCCCGTGATGATCCAAGGGTCCGCAGAACGCTGGTTCGGCCCCGGATTCATGGACCGACAGCCGGAAGTCAGCAGCCGCCTCCTGCACGCCCTCCGCGACGCAGACCGCTTTGGCTACTCGTTCTGCTGCGAAGCCCTCGCCGGGTTCGACGTCCGCGAACAGTTGGGCGGCATCACCGTCCCCACGCAGGCGATCGCAGGCGTCGAGGACACTGTGGCTCCGCCGTCGTTCGCCGAAGAGACTGCCGCGGGCATCCGCGCGGGTGGCGGTTTCGCCGTGGTGGAAACGCTCGACGGCGTCGCGCACCTGGCGCCCGCAGAGGCACCGGCCGTCGTGGCCGATTTGATGCGTACTTTCATGAAGGAGAACGGACGATGA
- a CDS encoding lyase family protein, with the protein MTDGDFGLLSPVSASPAVTALTGDRAVIAAILHVEASWAAVLEGAGLVPAGSAAVVAEAADAGSYDVLSVAERAQGGANPVIPLLGDLRARVRELDTSGIGAGKAVHTSLTSQDVLDSALMLLASRTVSSLLVDVKGTTTALAALAEQHADTLCVGRSLTQHALPYTFGLKAAQWFQGVAAAAARLESLDLPVQFGGAGGTLASATKLAAGSDSTPFTLADSLAAELGLAPAPAPWHSNRLAVTALGDGLAALIDSFGKIAADLLFLSRPEVAELGEPLAAGRGVSSAMPQKQNPVLSVLVRSAALQAPGLAAQLHLAAATFNDERPDGAWHSEWPALRQLLALALGAAGHLRELTEGLRVFPDAMLTNLGISGPLLLSEGVGAAVAPLLGEDGKQKLQAVVDETLKAPAAEQSRIYTKLLREAVPADKVSDAELEALLDPASYLGEASEISRRILAAYPAFTGPSTKGATRG; encoded by the coding sequence ATGACCGACGGCGACTTCGGCCTCCTTAGCCCCGTCTCGGCGTCGCCCGCTGTGACGGCGCTGACGGGCGACCGTGCCGTGATCGCGGCAATCCTCCACGTCGAAGCCTCCTGGGCTGCCGTACTTGAGGGTGCGGGACTCGTTCCCGCCGGGTCCGCCGCTGTGGTGGCCGAAGCCGCCGATGCCGGTTCTTACGACGTTCTTTCGGTAGCGGAACGCGCCCAAGGCGGCGCCAACCCGGTGATTCCCTTGCTTGGAGACTTGCGCGCCCGCGTCCGGGAGTTGGACACCTCCGGAATTGGCGCCGGCAAGGCCGTCCACACCTCCCTGACCAGCCAGGACGTCCTCGACTCCGCCCTCATGCTCCTCGCCAGCCGCACCGTTTCTTCGTTGCTGGTTGACGTCAAAGGCACGACGACGGCGCTCGCCGCCTTGGCGGAGCAGCATGCGGACACGCTGTGCGTGGGCAGGAGCCTGACCCAGCACGCGCTTCCGTATACGTTCGGGCTCAAGGCCGCGCAGTGGTTCCAGGGCGTGGCGGCTGCCGCTGCCCGCTTGGAATCCCTTGACTTGCCAGTGCAGTTCGGCGGGGCTGGCGGAACGCTGGCTTCGGCCACAAAGCTCGCAGCTGGTTCGGACTCCACGCCGTTCACTCTTGCGGATTCCTTGGCTGCCGAACTGGGCCTCGCACCTGCTCCCGCTCCATGGCACAGCAACCGGCTGGCGGTCACGGCCCTCGGCGACGGGCTCGCCGCCCTCATCGATTCCTTCGGCAAAATCGCCGCGGACCTGCTCTTCCTGAGCCGCCCGGAAGTCGCCGAACTTGGCGAACCGCTGGCTGCCGGACGCGGTGTTTCCTCGGCCATGCCGCAGAAGCAAAACCCCGTGTTGTCCGTCCTCGTCCGTAGCGCAGCGTTGCAGGCCCCCGGTCTTGCAGCCCAACTGCACCTCGCAGCGGCAACTTTCAACGACGAGCGACCCGACGGTGCCTGGCACAGTGAATGGCCGGCCCTGCGCCAGCTGCTCGCGTTGGCTCTGGGTGCTGCCGGCCACCTCAGAGAACTCACCGAAGGCCTCCGGGTCTTCCCCGACGCCATGCTCACGAATCTCGGGATCTCGGGACCGCTGCTGCTCAGCGAAGGTGTGGGGGCCGCCGTCGCGCCTCTCCTCGGCGAAGACGGAAAACAGAAGCTGCAGGCCGTCGTCGACGAAACCCTGAAGGCACCTGCCGCCGAGCAGTCCCGGATTTACACCAAGCTTCTGCGTGAAGCCGTCCCCGCGGACAAGGTCTCCGACGCCGAGCTGGAAGCGCTTCTGGACCCGGCAAGCTACCTCGGCGAAGCATCGGAAATCAGCCGCCGCATCCTGGCCGCCTACCCCGCTTTCACTGGACCCTCCACGAAAGGAGCCACTCGTGGCTAA
- the pcaG gene encoding protocatechuate 3,4-dioxygenase subunit alpha — translation MSKLAPTPGQTVGPFYGYALPFNKDNELLAPGSPGSIRLQGTVYDGAGNTIPDAILEIWQPDSEGKIVQRTGSLVRDGYTFTGWGRGSVGNSGVYTFTTVNPGPTAPGAAAFISVAVFARGLMNRLFTRVYLPENEEALANDPLLSSLDPERRKTLIARRDADGGLTWDIRLQGGDETVFLDFQQDGSLETSVNADHSARDNQA, via the coding sequence ATGAGCAAGCTGGCACCCACACCGGGTCAGACCGTTGGCCCCTTCTACGGCTACGCCCTTCCTTTTAATAAGGACAACGAACTCCTGGCTCCCGGCAGCCCCGGCAGCATCCGCCTCCAAGGCACGGTCTACGACGGCGCGGGCAACACCATCCCGGACGCCATCCTGGAAATCTGGCAGCCGGACTCCGAGGGCAAAATCGTCCAGCGCACCGGCTCACTGGTCCGCGACGGCTACACCTTCACCGGCTGGGGCCGCGGCTCCGTTGGTAACTCCGGCGTGTACACCTTTACCACGGTCAACCCCGGCCCTACGGCCCCCGGTGCGGCGGCGTTCATCTCCGTGGCCGTCTTCGCCCGCGGACTCATGAACCGCCTCTTCACCCGCGTGTACCTGCCGGAAAATGAGGAAGCGCTGGCCAACGATCCCCTGCTGAGCTCGCTGGACCCGGAGCGCCGCAAGACGCTGATCGCCCGCCGCGACGCCGACGGCGGCCTCACCTGGGACATCCGCCTGCAGGGTGGCGACGAGACAGTGTTCCTGGACTTCCAGCAGGACGGCTCGCTGGAAACCAGCGTCAACGCGGACCATTCTGCAAGGGACAACCAGGCATGA